The following DNA comes from Candidatus Baltobacteraceae bacterium.
TCTAGCCGGCCTGCCCCAACTTGACACAGATTGTGTCCCGTGCCGTTAATATGAAGCAGGCGAACGAACTCGACAAAAAGCGAACGACAAATGCAGGGAACAGAGACATGAGTACGGCCTATGCTGGGGTGCCTTGGGTGCGCCTGCATCCGCACGTCCGGCAGTCCCTGATTAACCGTCGTGCGGTGCCGCCTTCGCGCTGGCTTGAAAAAATACTGCGCGAGTTGGACGAGATCGACACCTACATTTGCGAGGATTGGGATAGTCTCGATCCGCAGGACAGGCAGTTTTTCCACGCGCTGGTGCTCGGAATGGTTCCGCGTGCGTCAATGCGCGAACGGCTTGATCGCGCCGTTTGGGAAGTGACGACGTTCTACAATATGGTCGCGCATCGCGACGAGGCCATTAGATATCTCACGGCTGTCCAGGAGATTTACGAGAAGATCAAAGAGCGCGTGGGAGCAGAGGTGTGGCGAGAGGCCCTTTCCGATGAGGAGCAGGTTGCGCGAGCGAAAAAGGGCCACGAGCAGATAAGCGCCGGAAGATTCAAAACCGCTTATAAGCCGTAGGGTGTTCAGTAGGGCTCCTGTACGAAATCAGAGTAGCCGAGGACGTCGAGGACGATTACAACAAATGCATGGTCCCCGCCGTAGAACGGCGGGTTATTCATATTCTCTCCACGCATCCACGCTGGGGATCGAGTGTCCATCGAAACCCAAATGCCGCAACGAACCCCGTTTGCTGGTGACAACATCCTTGAGGTTTTCGAGCCGCCGAAGTCGGGGAAACTCGGAAAGATATGCAGGTTCTGGTATTTTGTTGACGAGGAGGCCCGGGCCGTAAACATCGTCAATGTGTATCATCAGGATTTCGGATGGATGTAGACATCGCGCGCATCTCTTCGCGATGGTTAGCTCACTGACTCAGGGCGGCGAAGGCGCTTGAACCGGTAAAGAAGGCAAGCGCGAGCGCGCACGCCGCAACGATGAGAAAGAGCCGTGCCGTCCGCCGCGGCATCGCCACCGCGATCAGGAACAGCCCGGCCGCGAGGGCCGCGACCCCGCCGCCCAGCAGGCCGGGTTTGGCGGTCGCATGGAGTTGCGACCACAGACCGTACGCCGCCGCAACGCCGGCGAGCACGCCCAGCAACGAGGTGGAGACCCAAATGACGACCTCCGCGGGCGCGGAGGCGGGACGCTCTTTCATCATGGTGCTGCCAATCGTACCCACTTCTGCTGACAAGGAGCTTGGCGGGAGATGAGAACAACCTCGGAGCCATGCAAACGGCACAATCCCTGAATTGGGGCCGCGTTCTCGCGCAAGGCGTCGCGGCCGGAGTCGCCGGCGGTGCCGTCTTTCAACTCTATCTCTATCTCACGACCGTTCTGCCGGCGCACGGCAGCGTGCTCGCCGACTGGCAAGCGATCGCCGCGGCCGCGATCGGTCCGACGGCGTTCACCGCCATCGCCTACGCGTGGCTCGGCTTGCTGGTGAACTTCATCGTCAGCATCGGTTGGGCCGGCGGCTACGCGTACTTCGCGCAGTCACAGCCGATCGCGAATAAGCGCTGGCTCTTGGCGGGATCGACGTACGGCATCGTGGTGTACGTGTTCATGCAAATCCTTTTGCTCGGTGCGCACGCCTTCGTCTTCCCGCCGACGCCCAACGCCTTTTTCAACGACGTCATCGCGCACGTGCTCTTCTTCGGGGTACCGGTCGCGTATGTGGTGGCGCGCATGAACGGCGAATGATCGGCGCGGTCCGCATCGACACGGCGGCGCTGCAGGCGAACGCGCAAGCGCTGCGCGAGCTGGTGGGCCCGCATCACGCGGCGTTCGTGGTCAAGGGCAACGCCTACGGGCACGGCATGGTCGAGACGGCGCTCGCGATCGAACGGCTTGCGGTCAAGGTGTGCGTCTACGCCGTCGATGAAGCACTCGAACTGCGCGACGGCGGCATCACCGCGCCCATTTTGATTCTCGGGCCGGTACCGCCCGAACGGCTCGGCGAGGCGATGCGTGCAGATGCGGAGATCGCGCTCTGGGATACCGGAGCCTTCGTACGCGACGTCGCCGCAGCCGCGGCTGCAGCGCAGACCCGCGCGAAGGTGCACGTGAAGATCAACACCGGGCTCAACCGGCTCGGCTTGCAGGCGGAGGATCTGCCCGACGCGGTGGAAGCGTACGGTCACATCGCCAGCCTCGAGGTCGCCGGCATCTTTTCGCATCTTGCCGCCGCCGAAGAACTCGACTCCCCGTTCACGATGCACCAGCTCGAACGGTTCAATGCGGCCTACGCGCACGCTGAACCGACGCTCGCGTCATTCGGCGCCAAACCGATTCGCCACATCGCCGCTTCGGCCGCCGCAATGCTTTGGCCGCAGACGCGACTCGATCTCTCGCGCTTCGGCATCGCCCTCTACGGCCTGTGGCCCTCGGCGCAAACGCGCGCGGCGATGGACGGCGCAAATGTACCGCTGTTTCCCGCGCTTTCGTATCAGTCGGAACTGGTGGTGGTGCGCACGATCGAGGCCGGCGAGCCGGTGGGCTACGGCACGACCTTTCACGCGCCGCGCCAGATGCGTATCGGCGTCGTACCGCTCGGCTACGCCGACGGCATCCCGCGCGCGCTTTCGAATAAAGGCGCGGTACTGGTCGAAGGCGCGCGATGCCCGATCGTCGGGCGCATCGGCATGAACATGCTCAGCATCGATCTCAGTCACGCACCCGGTGCGCAAGCCGCTTCAACGGTAACGCTGATCGGGCGCGACGGGGACGAAGAGATCACGGTCGATGACTGGGCAATCTGGTCGGATACGATCAATTACGAGATCGTCACGCGGCTGCCGCCGACACTCACGCGCGAATTTATTTGACGGCGGCGATAGCGTCGGGGAGTTTGATCGTTCCCTTGTAAATCGCGCTCGCGACGATGCACGAGTCGACCGCCGGCGGCGCCTGCGTTTTGAGCGCGCGCAGGTCGTCGATCGTGCGTGCCCCGCCGTTGGCGGTGATCTTCAGGTCGGCGACGGCCGCGACTTCGCGCAGTGCCTCGATGTCGTAGCCTTCGCCCAATCCGTCGCGGCGAATTTCCGTGAAGATGATCCGCTTGATCCCCCACATCGCGACGCGTTTCACCAGCGAATCGCGGTCGACCGGCCGGCTCTCTTGCCAGCCGTGCGTCGCGACGTGTTTGCCCCGTACGTCGATCCCGGCGATCACGCGCTCGCCGAAGCGCCCGATGATCGCGCGCGCGCTGCGCTCGTCGTCTACCAGCATCGTGCCGATCACGATTTCGGACGCGCCCGCGTCGATCCGTTGCTGTGCCTTGTCGACGGTGCGAATGCCGCCGCCCACCTCCACCGGCACCTCGACGGCTTTGCAGATCGCGCTCACCACGCCCATGTTGTCGCCATGCCCGAACGCCGCGTCCAAGTCGATCACGTGCAGACGCTGCGCGCCTTGCGACACGAACGTCTTCGCCTGCGCGACCGGATCCTCGGCATACACGGTCGAGGTAGCGATATCGCCCGCCTCCATGCGCACGCATTTCCCACCCAGCAGATCCAGTGCCGGGATGACGATCATTGGCGCGATGCGATCGGGACGAACGGTCCCGGAGGCGGCCCGCTGTACGTGGCTTGCGGGCGAATCAGACGATTGTCGTGCAGTTGCTCGAGGATGTGCGCGGTCCAGCCGGCGACTCGTCCGCACGCGAATAGACACGTGAACTCATCGCCCGGGATGCCCAAATCAGCCAGAACCGGCGCGGTGTAGAAATCGACGTTGGCGTAAATCTTGCGATCCGGATGCTCTTCGGCGAGAATGCGCTGACTCTGCGTTTCGAGTTCACGCGCGATCGGATACCACTTCGATCCGCTGTGCGCGGAAAGATCTTTGGCGATCGCCTCGAGATGCTTGGCGCGCGGGTCGCGCACCCGGTACTCGCGATGGCCCATGCCCATGATGCGATTGTGTTTGGCGATCTCGTCGTGGACGAACTTCTCGGCCTTCTCGGGCGAGCCGATGGCGACGAGGTTCGTGTACGTCGCGCTCGCGGCGCCGCCGTGGAGATCGCCGGTAAGCGTGGCGAGCGCCGAGGTGACGCTGGCATAGATGTCGGCCCGCGTCGAGGCCGTCACCCGCGCCGAAAACGTCGAGGCGTTGTACGAGTGATCGGCGAGCAGCACGAGATAGGTGTCGATCGCGTCCTCCTCTACCGCCGCCGGCACTTTGCCCGTGCGCATGTACAGGAAGTTTCCCGCATCCGAGAGATCGGTGCGCGGCTCGATCGGGTCGAGCCCGCGACGGATGCGATCCCATGCCGCGACGATCGTCGGCATCTTGGCAATGAGTTCGATCGCGCTGTGCACGTCGGAGACATGTTCGCCGTGATTGTTGACCGGCACGAAGAGCGCGAGTCCGCTGACGACCGTGCGCAGCACGTCCATCGGCCATGCCGTCTTCGGCACCGTCTGCATTGCGGTCAGCAACGGTCCCGGAAGCGCGCGCCGAGACGCGAGTTCGCGCTTGAATTCTTCCAATTCTTTGGCGTTCGGGAGATGGCCCAATAGCAGAAGATGCGCGACTTCTTCAAACGTCACGTTTGGCGCGAGGTCGTCGATGTCGTAGCCGCGATATGTCAGACGGCCGATCTGGCCTTCGACATTACTAAGAACGGTGGATCCGACCACGACGCCCTCGAGACCGCGATCGACAACCAAACCAGTAGACATAAAACCCTCCAGGAAACGCCCCCGAGGTAGCCGAGAGCCTAGTGAATTTTGAGGAGGCGGCCACCCCCGCCTGCCGACAAAAGTCGCCTAGGCGACATCCCTTACGTCGCGGCGCGCGAGCGCGTAGCCGACGAGCCGATCGACCAGCGCTTCGTACGAAATACCAACCGAGCCGCACGCGTCGGGCACGAGGCTCGTCGGAGTGAGACCGGGCAGCGTGTTGATCTCCAGGATCTGCGGCCGCCCCTCTTTGGTCACGATGAAATCGGTGCGCGAGTAGTCGCGCAGCCCGAGCAGCCGGTGCACCGAGAGCGCGATCATCTGCAACCGTGCCGCCAGATCTTCGTCGATCCGCGCCGGCACGACGTGCGTGCTGCCCCCCGGACCGTATTTGGCTTCGAACGTGTAGAACTCGTCTTGATTCGGAATGATCTCGATCACCGGCAGCGCCTCTTCGCCCAAGATCGCGACGGTGAATTCGCGTCCGTCCAAATACTCCTCGGCCATGATCTGCGCGTAATTCTTGGCGGCGGCGAGCATGGCGTTCGTCCACTGCTCGTGCGTGCGCACGATCGTCACGCCGATCGCACTGCCTTCGAAGCGCGGCTTGATCACCAGCGGCAAATCCAGCGAGCCCGGGAGCAGCGGCAACGTGCCGCCCGAGAGATCGAAGAGATCCCACGCGGCGGTCGGCAAACCTTCGGCGGCGAGCAACTTCTTGGTGAGATGTTTATCCATCGCGATCGCTGCTGCCTCGACGCCGCTGCCGGTGTAGGGAATCGCGAGGAAATCGAGCAGCGCCTGCACTTGCCCGTCCTCGCCGCCCGGTCCGTGCAGCGCGTTGAAGACCGCGTCGGGTGCGATCTCGCGGATCGCATCGACGAAGCGCAGATCGTAGTCGAGCGATTGCGCGTCGTAGCCGAGCGACTGCAGCGCGCGCATCACGCCCGATCCGGTCGAGATCGAAATCTCGCGCTCGGCGCTCGAGCCGCCCATGACAACGGCGATCTTAGCTTTCATGTCTCATCGATGAAGACACCGACCAAATGAACTTCCAGTTGCAATTCGACCCTAAATCGATCGAAAACGGCTCGGCGCACGCGCGCAAGAAGCGTTGCGACATCCTTGGCACTGGCTCCCCCGACGTTGTTGATGAAGTTGGCGTGGAGCTCCGAGACTTCCGCGCCGCCGACCCGCCATCCCTTAGCCCCGGCTGCTTCGATCAACCGCGCCGCCTTGTCGCCGGGCGGATTGCGGAAGCAGGAGCCCGCGTTGGGGAGCGCGATCGGCTGCGTGCTCTTACGGCGCACCAAGCGCGAGCGCATCTCCTCGCGCACGCGCTTGGGATCGCCGCGATCGAACGCGAGATTCACGCGCGCCACGATCGCATCGCGCGCCAGCGAGGTATGCCGGTAGAAATACTGCACGGTCACGGCGTGCGGTTGCGGCTTGGCCGGACTTTGCACCCACAGCTCGCGCACGAACTCGCCGATCTCACGATCGGTTCCCGCGTTCATGCGCAGCGAGCCGCCGACCGTGCCGGGAATACCCGCGAGCGACCCGATGCCGACCGCGCCGAGCGAGGCCGCGCGGGAGGTGACCGCCGCCATCTCGGCCGAAGCGCCGGCATCGACCAGCACGCGCGCCGCATCGGTGTGCGCCTCGATCGCCTTGAACGCACCGCCCAGCCGCAGCACGATTCCGCGCAGACCGCCGTCGCCGATCAGCACGTTGCTGCCGCCGCCGAGCACGAACCAGGGGAGTTTGCGTTTGAAACACCGTGCCATCACCGCCGCGATTTCCGCTTCGCTTTCCGCGACGGCAAAGGCGTCCGCCGGCCCGCCGATCCTCCACGACGTGTACGGCGCGAGCGGTTCATCGAATTTCACGCGCGCGCCGAACGTTTCCAGCAGCGCCGCCCGATCCGCCGTCGAGAGCAGCGACTCCGTCGCGAGCGCGTTGGTGAGACTCATACCTTGACGTCGGCGGCGTTGGCGCGCCGCGCCAAACGCGCGGCCACGTCGGTGATGTTGCCCGCGCCGAGCATCAACACCAGCGCGCCGCGCGGCACATCGCGCAGCAACACCTCTTCCAGCTCGTCGACCCGCGACACGTACGTCACCGGCGAGCCGGCGGCAGCAAGAGGCTCACCGATCGAACGTTCCGAGATGCCGGGAATCGGCGGTTCCGATGCAGCGTAGACCGGCGCGAGATAGACGCGATCCGCGCCTTTGAGCGCATCGGCAAAATCGCGCGCGAGATACGCCGTGCGCGAATACCGGTGCGGCTGAAACGCGACGATCACCGGCCCGCGATGGTATTGGCGCGCGGCGGCGATCGTCGCGCGCACCGCGGTCGGATGATGGGCGTAGTCGTCGACCAGCACCATGCGATCGCTGCGCACCAGAATATCGAAACGGCGGCGCACGCCCCGAAACGCGTTCAAGCCTTCGGCAATGCGCACGAACGGCACCTCGAGCTCGCGCGCCGCGGCGATCGCGGCCAGTGCGTTCTGAACGTTGATCGTGCCCGGCACGTTGAGTTCGATCGTACCCAGGCACACCTCGCCGGCGATCGCATCGAACGAGGTACCCAAGCCCTGCGCGTGCACGTTGCTCGCGCGGACGTCGGCGCGCGGCCCGAAACCGAAGGTCACCGTGCGCGCGCGCCGTTCGCGTTCGAGCAGCGAGGCGGCAAGCGGGTTATCGACGCCGACGATCGCGCAGCCGTCTTTCGGAAGCTTGCGCAGAAATTCTTCGAAGG
Coding sequences within:
- the alr gene encoding alanine racemase codes for the protein MIGAVRIDTAALQANAQALRELVGPHHAAFVVKGNAYGHGMVETALAIERLAVKVCVYAVDEALELRDGGITAPILILGPVPPERLGEAMRADAEIALWDTGAFVRDVAAAAAAAQTRAKVHVKINTGLNRLGLQAEDLPDAVEAYGHIASLEVAGIFSHLAAAEELDSPFTMHQLERFNAAYAHAEPTLASFGAKPIRHIAASAAAMLWPQTRLDLSRFGIALYGLWPSAQTRAAMDGANVPLFPALSYQSELVVVRTIEAGEPVGYGTTFHAPRQMRIGVVPLGYADGIPRALSNKGAVLVEGARCPIVGRIGMNMLSIDLSHAPGAQAASTVTLIGRDGDEEITVDDWAIWSDTINYEIVTRLPPTLTREFI
- a CDS encoding HisA/HisF-related TIM barrel protein, translating into MIVIPALDLLGGKCVRMEAGDIATSTVYAEDPVAQAKTFVSQGAQRLHVIDLDAAFGHGDNMGVVSAICKAVEVPVEVGGGIRTVDKAQQRIDAGASEIVIGTMLVDDERSARAIIGRFGERVIAGIDVRGKHVATHGWQESRPVDRDSLVKRVAMWGIKRIIFTEIRRDGLGEGYDIEALREVAAVADLKITANGGARTIDDLRALKTQAPPAVDSCIVASAIYKGTIKLPDAIAAVK
- a CDS encoding citrate/2-methylcitrate synthase yields the protein MSTGLVVDRGLEGVVVGSTVLSNVEGQIGRLTYRGYDIDDLAPNVTFEEVAHLLLLGHLPNAKELEEFKRELASRRALPGPLLTAMQTVPKTAWPMDVLRTVVSGLALFVPVNNHGEHVSDVHSAIELIAKMPTIVAAWDRIRRGLDPIEPRTDLSDAGNFLYMRTGKVPAAVEEDAIDTYLVLLADHSYNASTFSARVTASTRADIYASVTSALATLTGDLHGGAASATYTNLVAIGSPEKAEKFVHDEIAKHNRIMGMGHREYRVRDPRAKHLEAIAKDLSAHSGSKWYPIARELETQSQRILAEEHPDRKIYANVDFYTAPVLADLGIPGDEFTCLFACGRVAGWTAHILEQLHDNRLIRPQATYSGPPPGPFVPIASRQ
- a CDS encoding D-alanine--D-alanine ligase; amino-acid sequence: MKAKIAVVMGGSSAEREISISTGSGVMRALQSLGYDAQSLDYDLRFVDAIREIAPDAVFNALHGPGGEDGQVQALLDFLAIPYTGSGVEAAAIAMDKHLTKKLLAAEGLPTAAWDLFDLSGGTLPLLPGSLDLPLVIKPRFEGSAIGVTIVRTHEQWTNAMLAAAKNYAQIMAEEYLDGREFTVAILGEEALPVIEIIPNQDEFYTFEAKYGPGGSTHVVPARIDEDLAARLQMIALSVHRLLGLRDYSRTDFIVTKEGRPQILEINTLPGLTPTSLVPDACGSVGISYEALVDRLVGYALARRDVRDVA
- the murB gene encoding UDP-N-acetylmuramate dehydrogenase encodes the protein MSLTNALATESLLSTADRAALLETFGARVKFDEPLAPYTSWRIGGPADAFAVAESEAEIAAVMARCFKRKLPWFVLGGGSNVLIGDGGLRGIVLRLGGAFKAIEAHTDAARVLVDAGASAEMAAVTSRAASLGAVGIGSLAGIPGTVGGSLRMNAGTDREIGEFVRELWVQSPAKPQPHAVTVQYFYRHTSLARDAIVARVNLAFDRGDPKRVREEMRSRLVRRKSTQPIALPNAGSCFRNPPGDKAARLIEAAGAKGWRVGGAEVSELHANFINNVGGASAKDVATLLARVRRAVFDRFRVELQLEVHLVGVFIDET
- the murC gene encoding UDP-N-acetylmuramate--L-alanine ligase — its product is MSNASEAGAKTWHFVGIGGIGMSAIARILLARGQRVSGSDLKETALIAELREEGADVRIGHDAANVDAAHTVVVSSAIDRRNPEYLAAQRRGIPLLHRGEMLAELLRNRSGVGVCGTHGKTTTTAMIAAVLRAAGVDASLALGGIDGALGTNAYDGRSAWFVTEADESDGSFALLDPKIAIVTNIENDHLQSDDELPQLVRAFEEFLRKLPKDGCAIVGVDNPLAASLLERERRARTVTFGFGPRADVRASNVHAQGLGTSFDAIAGEVCLGTIELNVPGTINVQNALAAIAAARELEVPFVRIAEGLNAFRGVRRRFDILVRSDRMVLVDDYAHHPTAVRATIAAARQYHRGPVIVAFQPHRYSRTAYLARDFADALKGADRVYLAPVYAASEPPIPGISERSIGEPLAAAGSPVTYVSRVDELEEVLLRDVPRGALVLMLGAGNITDVAARLARRANAADVKV